A window of the Pedobacter frigiditerrae genome harbors these coding sequences:
- a CDS encoding outer membrane beta-barrel family protein, with translation MKNFLQRTIIAALLFISYTAAAQNTGSATGKVLNGKDKSPVDYASVAVKRLSDSVTVGGTNTTQTGTFTVSGLAPGKYKLYVVYIGLKSINQEFEITAAAPSKNFGNLTMEDTGVTLKGVTIQGEIPPVVVKKDTLEFDAKTIKVKENAVVEDLLKKVPGVEVSKDGTVTTQGETIKRVKVDGKDFMGSDPLLATRNLPADMVDKIQIIDDMSDQAKFSGVDDGNREKIINITTKNGVKNKGFVGNNTVGYGTDDRYDVNLSVTRFDENQRITLLGQFNNVNKQNFGGGVGGGGGGRGMQFSTGGGQQSGITTTNAGGIDFADTYKNGTQVNGSYFFNKTSLFNTNNTFSQTFLGSNTNTNRSDLNSTTERLNHRLNFTIDTKIDSSTSIRLQPSFSYSDNEGNSVQNYNRMSIRGNAVGKQTLNTNSKSPSFSNSMLIRKKFVRRGRTLSLNVNTSYNSADADNYNLNPEILTSPTNVVSDQSLNQLIDNDTKAFNSTARLVYTEPLSKTLSLELNYQNGFAYDNKERYTYDFNSITQQYDVVDLDYSNKFENKTLTNGVGFSFNKNEKKYNWNIGLGLQQTHRENENLTKSTSFTQNFVNLTPSATFRYNFSTTKRLNIRYDGRTNQPTIDQIQPIADNSNTVSVPIGNPNLKPSFSNTLRVFYNNFDFKSYRTLFIGAFLTQTFNAFGNDQSLILTGDNAGKIANGYANVDGNFNANLFGNVGLPLIKGNKLTLQINASSSYAKSTNISEGKENITKELSASNGYKLVSNLDKLDLIAGITGTVTRATYTIGNNTRFYKLAPNIDISYLFPGNIRLQTDVTYNRQTGGGAGYDTDFTTVNGYISRQFFNNRGTFKLSVNDMFNQNTGITRSTGGNSITDQNFNVLKRYYMFSFTFSLSKIAGVSTGGQGGQRQGMGGMRMGGM, from the coding sequence ATGAAGAATTTTTTACAAAGAACAATAATTGCTGCCCTACTATTTATTAGCTATACGGCGGCTGCCCAAAACACTGGGTCGGCAACTGGTAAGGTATTAAATGGTAAGGATAAATCTCCAGTTGATTACGCTTCCGTAGCAGTTAAACGCCTAAGCGATTCAGTTACAGTTGGAGGAACTAATACTACACAAACAGGAACTTTTACCGTTAGCGGATTAGCTCCAGGTAAATATAAATTATATGTAGTTTACATAGGTTTAAAATCTATTAACCAAGAATTTGAGATAACTGCAGCTGCACCTTCAAAAAACTTTGGCAACTTAACAATGGAAGATACTGGTGTAACCTTAAAAGGTGTTACCATTCAAGGTGAAATTCCTCCTGTTGTAGTTAAAAAAGACACTTTGGAATTTGATGCTAAAACTATTAAAGTAAAGGAAAATGCAGTAGTAGAAGACTTATTGAAAAAAGTACCCGGTGTTGAGGTTTCTAAAGATGGTACGGTAACTACTCAAGGCGAAACCATTAAACGTGTTAAAGTAGATGGTAAAGATTTTATGGGTAGCGACCCGTTATTAGCTACAAGAAATTTACCTGCAGATATGGTTGATAAGATTCAAATTATTGATGACATGTCAGATCAAGCTAAATTTTCTGGTGTAGACGATGGAAATCGTGAGAAAATCATCAATATTACCACAAAAAACGGTGTTAAAAACAAAGGTTTCGTAGGTAATAACACAGTAGGTTATGGAACTGACGATAGATATGATGTGAATTTAAGTGTTACAAGATTTGATGAAAATCAACGTATTACTTTATTAGGTCAATTTAATAATGTAAATAAACAAAACTTTGGTGGCGGTGTCGGCGGCGGCGGCGGCGGCCGAGGAATGCAGTTTTCTACTGGTGGTGGCCAACAATCTGGAATCACCACAACTAATGCTGGAGGTATAGACTTTGCAGATACTTATAAAAATGGCACTCAAGTTAATGGAAGCTATTTCTTTAACAAAACATCTTTATTTAATACGAATAATACATTCTCTCAAACGTTCTTAGGAAGTAATACAAATACAAATAGAAGTGATTTAAATAGTACAACAGAACGTTTAAATCATAGATTGAATTTTACTATTGATACAAAAATCGATTCTAGTACTTCTATCAGACTTCAACCTAGCTTCTCCTATTCGGATAACGAAGGCAATAGCGTGCAAAATTACAATAGAATGTCAATAAGGGGTAATGCGGTAGGAAAGCAAACATTGAATACTAACTCAAAATCTCCGTCTTTTAGTAATAGTATGTTAATAAGGAAAAAATTTGTACGTAGAGGACGTACTTTGTCTTTAAATGTAAATACAAGTTATAATAGTGCTGATGCTGATAATTACAACTTGAATCCAGAGATTTTGACTTCTCCAACAAACGTTGTGTCTGATCAATCACTTAATCAACTTATTGACAATGATACAAAAGCATTTAATAGTACAGCAAGATTAGTTTATACTGAGCCTCTTAGTAAGACCTTAAGCTTAGAACTTAACTATCAAAATGGTTTTGCTTATGATAATAAAGAGAGGTATACTTATGACTTTAATTCTATTACGCAACAATATGATGTTGTAGATTTGGATTACAGCAATAAATTTGAAAATAAAACTTTAACTAATGGTGTTGGTTTTAGCTTCAATAAGAATGAGAAAAAGTACAACTGGAACATTGGGTTGGGATTACAGCAAACTCATCGTGAAAATGAAAATTTAACTAAATCTACTTCATTTACCCAAAATTTTGTTAATCTAACGCCTTCAGCTACTTTTAGATATAACTTCAGTACTACTAAACGTTTAAACATTAGATATGACGGTAGAACAAATCAGCCAACTATAGATCAAATACAACCTATAGCAGATAATAGCAATACAGTAAGTGTGCCTATTGGTAATCCCAATTTAAAACCTTCATTCTCTAACACGTTAAGAGTTTTCTACAATAATTTTGATTTTAAAAGCTACCGTACCTTATTCATTGGTGCATTTTTAACACAAACATTTAATGCATTTGGTAACGATCAAAGTTTGATTCTTACTGGTGATAACGCTGGGAAAATTGCTAATGGTTACGCTAACGTGGATGGTAATTTTAACGCTAATTTATTCGGTAATGTTGGTTTGCCACTTATAAAGGGGAATAAATTGACCTTACAAATCAATGCAAGTAGTAGTTATGCAAAAAGCACAAACATAAGTGAAGGTAAAGAAAACATAACCAAAGAACTTAGTGCAAGTAATGGCTATAAATTAGTGTCTAATCTAGATAAGTTAGATTTAATCGCAGGAATTACTGGAACTGTAACTAGAGCTACTTATACCATTGGTAACAATACAAGGTTTTATAAACTTGCACCAAATATAGATATCAGTTATTTGTTCCCAGGTAATATTCGTTTACAAACTGATGTTACTTATAATAGACAAACAGGTGGTGGTGCAGGATATGATACCGACTTTACAACAGTAAACGGTTATATAAGCCGTCAGTTTTTTAATAACAGAGGAACATTTAAATTATCAGTAAATGATATGTTTAATCAAAACACAGGTATAACACGTTCAACTGGAGGTAACTCTATAACAGATCAAAACTTCAACGTGTTGAAACGTTATTATATGTTCTCATTTACTTTCTCATTAAGCAAAATTGCTGGTGTTAGTACAGGTGGACAAGGCGGCCAAAGACAAGGAATGGGTGGTATGAGAATGGGCGGAATGTAA
- a CDS encoding ferrous iron transport protein A: MKLSQLNPGEQGTIVAFTDLEMSVKLMEMGCLPGEVVEVERFAPLGDPIAIRVAGYQLCLRKSEASVIIIQ; the protein is encoded by the coding sequence ATGAAACTTTCGCAGTTAAACCCAGGAGAACAAGGTACAATCGTAGCATTTACAGATTTAGAAATGTCTGTGAAGTTAATGGAAATGGGTTGCCTTCCGGGCGAAGTTGTAGAAGTAGAACGCTTTGCCCCACTTGGCGATCCAATAGCTATCCGCGTTGCGGGATATCAACTTTGTTTACGCAAAAGCGAAGCATCGGTAATTATAATTCAATAG